A window of the Phaseolus vulgaris cultivar G19833 chromosome 5, P. vulgaris v2.0, whole genome shotgun sequence genome harbors these coding sequences:
- the LOC137835754 gene encoding E3 SUMO-protein ligase SIZ1-like isoform X8 translates to MDLVASCKEKLQYFRIKELKDVLTQLGLSKQGKKQDLVDRILSILSEDQVSKLWIKKNACGKQRVAKLVEDTYRKLQVSGAIDLSSKGQGSDSSNVKIKSEIDDTFQSDTKIRCLCGNVLDTEPLVKCEDTRCHVSQHINCVVIPDKPMDGTPHVPDKFYCEICRVDRADPFCVSVTHLLFPVKLTTTNIPTDGTSPVQSVERTFQLTKANKELVSKPEYDVQVWCMLLNDKVSFRMQWPQYTDLKVNGLPVRAINRPGSQMLGANGRDSGSVITPYSKDGINRISLTVVDARVFCLGVRIIKRLTMPEVLSMIPEEPNGERFEDALARVCCCVGGGNANDNADSDSDLEVVSDTFSINLRCPMSGSRMKIAGRFKPCVHMGCFDLEVFVEMNERSRKWQCPICLKNYSLENIIIDPYFNRITTLMKDCGEEITEVEVKPDGFWRVKVKNESERRELGTLAHWHRPDGSLFVSTDEIKKMENLKLKQEGISDGPIGLKLGIRKNSNGVWEVSKPENTNTSSGNNRLNEDLENHEHVIIPMSSSDTGSGRDEDDPSVNQGGGEHIDYSTTNEVIILSDSEEDNDVLMSPTPITGYKNNQTSAAVDVYSVLEPGIIDPYTEDHNSGGNAGLGVFNNHPSEDDFGMSSLWPLQSGTPAVPGFQLFSSEVEDVSDTLVGLQNGNINCSSSLNGYMLAPDTALGSSTLTPNSSVVRPDDDLNGGLVDNPLAFPREDPSLQIFLPTKPAESSRQHELSDHADISNGVFTEDWISLSLGGGASGSNGDASTANGLNSRPQIASGEGATNSLTDTAPLLLGINDVRSDKASRKRSDSDSPFSFPRQKRSVYLQ, encoded by the exons ATGGATTTGGTAGCTAGTTGCAAG GAAAAATTGCAATATTTTCGTATAAAAGAGCTCAAAGATGTGCTCACTCAATTGGGACTCTCAAAACAGGGAAAGAAGCAG GATCTCGTTGATAGGATATTGTCTATTCTTTCAGAGGACCAAG TTTCTAAATTGTGGATCAAGAAGAATGCATGTGGAAAACAACGGGTTGCCAAATTAGTGGAGGACACATATAG AAAATTGCAGGTATCCGGGGCCATAGACTTGTCATCAAAAGGACAGGGCTCTGATAGTAGTAATGTGAAAATTAAAAGTGAAATTGATGATACCTTTCAATCAGATACAAAGATTCGCTGTCTCTGTGGAAATGTATTGGATACGGAGCCATTGGTCAAG TGTGAAGATACACGATGTCATGTGTCACAGCACATCAACTGTGTTGTTATTCCAGATAAACCTATGGATGGAACCCCACATGTTCCTGATAAATTCTACTGTGAAATATGTCGAGTTGATCGGGCAGACCC GTTTTGTGTTTCAGTGACACACCTTTTGTTTCCGGTGAAGTTGACCACAACCAATATTCCAACTGATGG TACCAGCCCAGTACAGAGTGTGGAAAGAACGTTTCAACTCACGAAAGCAAACAAGGAGTTGGTATCAAAACCAGAATATGATGTTCAG GTTTGGTGTATGCTTTTAAATGACAAGGTTTCATTCAGGATGCAATGGCCACAATATACGGATTTAAAGGTCAATG GTCTTCCTGTTCGTGCAATTAACAGACCTGGTTCACAGATGCTTGGGGCTAATGGACGTGACTCTGGCTCAGTT ATCACACCATATTCCAAGGATGGAATTAATAGGATTTCCTTAACAGTGGTCGATGCTCGCGTGTTCTGTTTAGGGGTTCGTATTATTAAAAGGCTCACCATGCCAGAG GTTCTAAGCATGATTCCTGAGGAGCCCAATGGTGAGCGTTTTGAAGATGCTCTTGCGCGTGTTTGTTGTTGTGTTGGGGGTGGAAATGCAAATGATAATGCTGATAGTGATAGTGATTTGGAAGTGGTTTCAGATACTTTTAGCATCAATCTTCGTTGCCCA ATGAGTGgttcaagaatgaagattgcaGGAAGATTCAAACCTTGTGTTCACATGGGCTGTTTTGATCTTGAAGTTTTTGTTGAAATGAATGAACGATCAAGGAAG TGGCAGTGTCCTATATGtcttaaaaattattctttGGAGAATATCATTATTGACCCTTACTTCAATCGCATCACTACTCTG ATGAAAGATTGTGGAGAAGAGATTACAGAGGTCGAGGTGAAGCCTGATGGTTTCTGGCGTGTCAAGGTTAAGAATGAAAGTGAACGTCGGGAGTTGGGAACTCTTGCTCATTGGCACCGTCCTGATGGATCCCTCTTTGTCTCTACTGATGAAATCAAGAAAATGGAAAATTTAAAGCTCAAACAGGAAGGTATTTCAGATGGTCCTATAGGTTTAAAACTTGGCATCAGGAAGAATAGTAATGGTGTTTGGGAAGTCAGCAAACCTGAgaatacaaacacctcttctgGTAATAATAGATTGAATGAGGATCTTGAAAATCATGAACATGTTATTATTCCAATGAGCAGCAGTGACACTGGAAGTGGTCGGGATGAAGATGATCCAAGCGTAaatcagggtggtggtgaacATATTGATTATTCTACTACTAATG AAGTTATTATTCTTAGTGATTCAGAAGAAGACAATGATGTATTGATGTCTCCGACTCCTATAACTGGGTACAAAAATAATCAAACTAGTGCCGCAGTTGATGTTTATTCAGTGCTAGAGCCTGGAATTATTGATCCATATACGGAAGATCACAATTCTGGTGGAAATGCAGGTTTGGGAGTTTTTAATAATCATCCCAGTGAAGATGATTTTGGCATGTCCTCCCTCTGGCCATTGCAATCAGGAACTCCAGCAGTTCCAGGATTCCAATTATTTAGTTctgaagtggaggatgtgtcaGATACATTGGTTGGATTGCAGAATGGTAATATCAATTGCTCATCATCACTGAATGGTTATATGTTGGCCCCAGATACTGCTTTAGGATCTAGCACTCTTACACCAAATTCCTCGGTAGTTCGACCGGATGATGATTTAAATGGTGGGTTGGTTGACAATCCACTGGCATTTCCCAGAGAAGATCCTTCCCTCCAGATTTTTCTCCCTACCAAACCAGCAGAATCATCTCGGCAGCATGAATTGAGTGATCATGCAGACATATCGAATGGTGTCTTCACGGAGGATTGGATCTCTCTTAGTCTTGGAGGTGGTGCCAGTGGCAGTAATGGTGACGCTTCCACTGCAAATGGATTGAATTCCAGACCTCAAATTGCATCCGGAGAAGGTGCCACAAATTCCTTGACAGATACCG CTCCTTTACTCCTTGGTatcaatgatgttagatctgACAAGGCAAGTCGGAAAAGATCAGATTCAGATAGCCCTTTCTCTTTTCCCCGCCAAAAACGTTCA
- the LOC137835754 gene encoding E3 SUMO-protein ligase SIZ1-like isoform X2: MDLVASCKEKLQYFRIKELKDVLTQLGLSKQGKKQDLVDRILSILSEDQVSKLWIKKNACGKQRVAKLVEDTYRKLQVSGAIDLSSKGQGSDSSNVKIKSEIDDTFQSDTKIRCLCGNVLDTEPLVKCEDTRCHVSQHINCVVIPDKPMDGTPHVPDKFYCEICRVDRADPFCVSVTHLLFPVKLTTTNIPTDGTSPVQSVERTFQLTKANKELVSKPEYDVQVWCMLLNDKVSFRMQWPQYTDLKVNGLPVRAINRPGSQMLGANGRDSGSVITPYSKDGINRISLTVVDARVFCLGVRIIKRLTMPEVLSMIPEEPNGERFEDALARVCCCVGGGNANDNADSDSDLEVVSDTFSINLRCPMSGSRMKIAGRFKPCVHMGCFDLEVFVEMNERSRKWQCPICLKNYSLENIIIDPYFNRITTLMKDCGEEITEVEVKPDGFWRVKVKNESERRELGTLAHWHRPDGSLFVSTDEIKKMENLKLKQEGISDGPIGLKLGIRKNSNGVWEVSKPENTNTSSGNNRLNEDLENHEHVIIPMSSSDTGSGRDEDDPSVNQGGGEHIDYSTTNGIEMCSAFNNNIDSAYGYSVHNASAPIGDAEVIILSDSEEDNDVLMSPTPITGYKNNQTSAAVDVYSVLEPGIIDPYTEDHNSGGNAGLGVFNNHPSEDDFGMSSLWPLQSGTPAVPGFQLFSSEVEDVSDTLVGLQNGNINCSSSLNGYMLAPDTALGSSTLTPNSSVVRPDDDLNGGLVDNPLAFPREDPSLQIFLPTKPAESSRQHELSDHADISNGVFTEDWISLSLGGGASGSNGDASTANGLNSRPQIASGEGATNSLTDTAPLLLGINDVRSDKASRKRSDSDSPFSFPRQKRSVRPRPYLSIDSDSE, from the exons ATGGATTTGGTAGCTAGTTGCAAG GAAAAATTGCAATATTTTCGTATAAAAGAGCTCAAAGATGTGCTCACTCAATTGGGACTCTCAAAACAGGGAAAGAAGCAG GATCTCGTTGATAGGATATTGTCTATTCTTTCAGAGGACCAAG TTTCTAAATTGTGGATCAAGAAGAATGCATGTGGAAAACAACGGGTTGCCAAATTAGTGGAGGACACATATAG AAAATTGCAGGTATCCGGGGCCATAGACTTGTCATCAAAAGGACAGGGCTCTGATAGTAGTAATGTGAAAATTAAAAGTGAAATTGATGATACCTTTCAATCAGATACAAAGATTCGCTGTCTCTGTGGAAATGTATTGGATACGGAGCCATTGGTCAAG TGTGAAGATACACGATGTCATGTGTCACAGCACATCAACTGTGTTGTTATTCCAGATAAACCTATGGATGGAACCCCACATGTTCCTGATAAATTCTACTGTGAAATATGTCGAGTTGATCGGGCAGACCC GTTTTGTGTTTCAGTGACACACCTTTTGTTTCCGGTGAAGTTGACCACAACCAATATTCCAACTGATGG TACCAGCCCAGTACAGAGTGTGGAAAGAACGTTTCAACTCACGAAAGCAAACAAGGAGTTGGTATCAAAACCAGAATATGATGTTCAG GTTTGGTGTATGCTTTTAAATGACAAGGTTTCATTCAGGATGCAATGGCCACAATATACGGATTTAAAGGTCAATG GTCTTCCTGTTCGTGCAATTAACAGACCTGGTTCACAGATGCTTGGGGCTAATGGACGTGACTCTGGCTCAGTT ATCACACCATATTCCAAGGATGGAATTAATAGGATTTCCTTAACAGTGGTCGATGCTCGCGTGTTCTGTTTAGGGGTTCGTATTATTAAAAGGCTCACCATGCCAGAG GTTCTAAGCATGATTCCTGAGGAGCCCAATGGTGAGCGTTTTGAAGATGCTCTTGCGCGTGTTTGTTGTTGTGTTGGGGGTGGAAATGCAAATGATAATGCTGATAGTGATAGTGATTTGGAAGTGGTTTCAGATACTTTTAGCATCAATCTTCGTTGCCCA ATGAGTGgttcaagaatgaagattgcaGGAAGATTCAAACCTTGTGTTCACATGGGCTGTTTTGATCTTGAAGTTTTTGTTGAAATGAATGAACGATCAAGGAAG TGGCAGTGTCCTATATGtcttaaaaattattctttGGAGAATATCATTATTGACCCTTACTTCAATCGCATCACTACTCTG ATGAAAGATTGTGGAGAAGAGATTACAGAGGTCGAGGTGAAGCCTGATGGTTTCTGGCGTGTCAAGGTTAAGAATGAAAGTGAACGTCGGGAGTTGGGAACTCTTGCTCATTGGCACCGTCCTGATGGATCCCTCTTTGTCTCTACTGATGAAATCAAGAAAATGGAAAATTTAAAGCTCAAACAGGAAGGTATTTCAGATGGTCCTATAGGTTTAAAACTTGGCATCAGGAAGAATAGTAATGGTGTTTGGGAAGTCAGCAAACCTGAgaatacaaacacctcttctgGTAATAATAGATTGAATGAGGATCTTGAAAATCATGAACATGTTATTATTCCAATGAGCAGCAGTGACACTGGAAGTGGTCGGGATGAAGATGATCCAAGCGTAaatcagggtggtggtgaacATATTGATTATTCTACTACTAATGGTATTGAGATGTGTTCTGCGTTTAACAATAATATTGATTCAGCATATGGATATTCTGTTCATAACGCTTCTGCTCCAATTGGTGATGCAGAAGTTATTATTCTTAGTGATTCAGAAGAAGACAATGATGTATTGATGTCTCCGACTCCTATAACTGGGTACAAAAATAATCAAACTAGTGCCGCAGTTGATGTTTATTCAGTGCTAGAGCCTGGAATTATTGATCCATATACGGAAGATCACAATTCTGGTGGAAATGCAGGTTTGGGAGTTTTTAATAATCATCCCAGTGAAGATGATTTTGGCATGTCCTCCCTCTGGCCATTGCAATCAGGAACTCCAGCAGTTCCAGGATTCCAATTATTTAGTTctgaagtggaggatgtgtcaGATACATTGGTTGGATTGCAGAATGGTAATATCAATTGCTCATCATCACTGAATGGTTATATGTTGGCCCCAGATACTGCTTTAGGATCTAGCACTCTTACACCAAATTCCTCGGTAGTTCGACCGGATGATGATTTAAATGGTGGGTTGGTTGACAATCCACTGGCATTTCCCAGAGAAGATCCTTCCCTCCAGATTTTTCTCCCTACCAAACCAGCAGAATCATCTCGGCAGCATGAATTGAGTGATCATGCAGACATATCGAATGGTGTCTTCACGGAGGATTGGATCTCTCTTAGTCTTGGAGGTGGTGCCAGTGGCAGTAATGGTGACGCTTCCACTGCAAATGGATTGAATTCCAGACCTCAAATTGCATCCGGAGAAGGTGCCACAAATTCCTTGACAGATACCG CTCCTTTACTCCTTGGTatcaatgatgttagatctgACAAGGCAAGTCGGAAAAGATCAGATTCAGATAGCCCTTTCTCTTTTCCCCGCCAAAAACGTTCAGTAAGGCCCCGCCCATACCTTTCTATTGATTCAGATTCTGAGTAG
- the LOC137835754 gene encoding E3 SUMO-protein ligase SIZ1-like isoform X4, translated as MDLVASCKEKLQYFRIKELKDVLTQLGLSKQGKKQDLVDRILSILSEDQVSKLWIKKNACGKQRVAKLVEDTYRKLQVSGAIDLSSKGQGSDSSNVKIKSEIDDTFQSDTKIRCLCGNVLDTEPLVKCEDTRCHVSQHINCVVIPDKPMDGTPHVPDKFYCEICRVDRADPFCVSVTHLLFPVKLTTTNIPTDGTSPVQSVERTFQLTKANKELVSKPEYDVQVWCMLLNDKVSFRMQWPQYTDLKVNGLPVRAINRPGSQMLGANGRDSGSVITPYSKDGINRISLTVVDARVFCLGVRIIKRLTMPEVLSMIPEEPNGERFEDALARVCCCVGGGNANDNADSDSDLEVVSDTFSINLRCPMSGSRMKIAGRFKPCVHMGCFDLEVFVEMNERSRKWQCPICLKNYSLENIIIDPYFNRITTLMKDCGEEITEVEVKPDGFWRVKVKNESERRELGTLAHWHRPDGSLFVSTDEIKKMENLKLKQEGISDGPIGLKLGIRKNSNGVWEVSKPENTNTSSGNNRLNEDLENHEHVIIPMSSSDTGSGRDEDDPSVNQGGGEHIDYSTTNGIEMCSAFNNNIDSAYGYSVHNASAPIGDAEVIILSDSEEDNDVLMSPTPITGYKNNQTSAAVDVYSVLEPGIIDPYTEDHNSGGNAGLGVFNNHPSEDDFGMSSLWPLQSGTPAVPGFQLFSSEVEDVSDTLVGLQNGNINCSSSLNGYMLAPDTALGSSTLTPNSSVVRPDDDLNGGLVDNPLAFPREDPSLQIFLPTKPAESSRQHELSDHADISNGVFTEDWISLSLGGGASGSNGDASTANGLNSRPQIASGEGATNSLTDTAPLLLGINDVRSDKASRKRSDSDSPFSFPRQKRSVYLQ; from the exons ATGGATTTGGTAGCTAGTTGCAAG GAAAAATTGCAATATTTTCGTATAAAAGAGCTCAAAGATGTGCTCACTCAATTGGGACTCTCAAAACAGGGAAAGAAGCAG GATCTCGTTGATAGGATATTGTCTATTCTTTCAGAGGACCAAG TTTCTAAATTGTGGATCAAGAAGAATGCATGTGGAAAACAACGGGTTGCCAAATTAGTGGAGGACACATATAG AAAATTGCAGGTATCCGGGGCCATAGACTTGTCATCAAAAGGACAGGGCTCTGATAGTAGTAATGTGAAAATTAAAAGTGAAATTGATGATACCTTTCAATCAGATACAAAGATTCGCTGTCTCTGTGGAAATGTATTGGATACGGAGCCATTGGTCAAG TGTGAAGATACACGATGTCATGTGTCACAGCACATCAACTGTGTTGTTATTCCAGATAAACCTATGGATGGAACCCCACATGTTCCTGATAAATTCTACTGTGAAATATGTCGAGTTGATCGGGCAGACCC GTTTTGTGTTTCAGTGACACACCTTTTGTTTCCGGTGAAGTTGACCACAACCAATATTCCAACTGATGG TACCAGCCCAGTACAGAGTGTGGAAAGAACGTTTCAACTCACGAAAGCAAACAAGGAGTTGGTATCAAAACCAGAATATGATGTTCAG GTTTGGTGTATGCTTTTAAATGACAAGGTTTCATTCAGGATGCAATGGCCACAATATACGGATTTAAAGGTCAATG GTCTTCCTGTTCGTGCAATTAACAGACCTGGTTCACAGATGCTTGGGGCTAATGGACGTGACTCTGGCTCAGTT ATCACACCATATTCCAAGGATGGAATTAATAGGATTTCCTTAACAGTGGTCGATGCTCGCGTGTTCTGTTTAGGGGTTCGTATTATTAAAAGGCTCACCATGCCAGAG GTTCTAAGCATGATTCCTGAGGAGCCCAATGGTGAGCGTTTTGAAGATGCTCTTGCGCGTGTTTGTTGTTGTGTTGGGGGTGGAAATGCAAATGATAATGCTGATAGTGATAGTGATTTGGAAGTGGTTTCAGATACTTTTAGCATCAATCTTCGTTGCCCA ATGAGTGgttcaagaatgaagattgcaGGAAGATTCAAACCTTGTGTTCACATGGGCTGTTTTGATCTTGAAGTTTTTGTTGAAATGAATGAACGATCAAGGAAG TGGCAGTGTCCTATATGtcttaaaaattattctttGGAGAATATCATTATTGACCCTTACTTCAATCGCATCACTACTCTG ATGAAAGATTGTGGAGAAGAGATTACAGAGGTCGAGGTGAAGCCTGATGGTTTCTGGCGTGTCAAGGTTAAGAATGAAAGTGAACGTCGGGAGTTGGGAACTCTTGCTCATTGGCACCGTCCTGATGGATCCCTCTTTGTCTCTACTGATGAAATCAAGAAAATGGAAAATTTAAAGCTCAAACAGGAAGGTATTTCAGATGGTCCTATAGGTTTAAAACTTGGCATCAGGAAGAATAGTAATGGTGTTTGGGAAGTCAGCAAACCTGAgaatacaaacacctcttctgGTAATAATAGATTGAATGAGGATCTTGAAAATCATGAACATGTTATTATTCCAATGAGCAGCAGTGACACTGGAAGTGGTCGGGATGAAGATGATCCAAGCGTAaatcagggtggtggtgaacATATTGATTATTCTACTACTAATGGTATTGAGATGTGTTCTGCGTTTAACAATAATATTGATTCAGCATATGGATATTCTGTTCATAACGCTTCTGCTCCAATTGGTGATGCAGAAGTTATTATTCTTAGTGATTCAGAAGAAGACAATGATGTATTGATGTCTCCGACTCCTATAACTGGGTACAAAAATAATCAAACTAGTGCCGCAGTTGATGTTTATTCAGTGCTAGAGCCTGGAATTATTGATCCATATACGGAAGATCACAATTCTGGTGGAAATGCAGGTTTGGGAGTTTTTAATAATCATCCCAGTGAAGATGATTTTGGCATGTCCTCCCTCTGGCCATTGCAATCAGGAACTCCAGCAGTTCCAGGATTCCAATTATTTAGTTctgaagtggaggatgtgtcaGATACATTGGTTGGATTGCAGAATGGTAATATCAATTGCTCATCATCACTGAATGGTTATATGTTGGCCCCAGATACTGCTTTAGGATCTAGCACTCTTACACCAAATTCCTCGGTAGTTCGACCGGATGATGATTTAAATGGTGGGTTGGTTGACAATCCACTGGCATTTCCCAGAGAAGATCCTTCCCTCCAGATTTTTCTCCCTACCAAACCAGCAGAATCATCTCGGCAGCATGAATTGAGTGATCATGCAGACATATCGAATGGTGTCTTCACGGAGGATTGGATCTCTCTTAGTCTTGGAGGTGGTGCCAGTGGCAGTAATGGTGACGCTTCCACTGCAAATGGATTGAATTCCAGACCTCAAATTGCATCCGGAGAAGGTGCCACAAATTCCTTGACAGATACCG CTCCTTTACTCCTTGGTatcaatgatgttagatctgACAAGGCAAGTCGGAAAAGATCAGATTCAGATAGCCCTTTCTCTTTTCCCCGCCAAAAACGTTCA
- the LOC137835754 gene encoding E3 SUMO-protein ligase SIZ1-like isoform X6 encodes MDLVASCKEKLQYFRIKELKDVLTQLGLSKQGKKQDLVDRILSILSEDQVSKLWIKKNACGKQRVAKLVEDTYRKLQVSGAIDLSSKGQGSDSSNVKIKSEIDDTFQSDTKIRCLCGNVLDTEPLVKCEDTRCHVSQHINCVVIPDKPMDGTPHVPDKFYCEICRVDRADPFCVSVTHLLFPVKLTTTNIPTDGTSPVQSVERTFQLTKANKELVSKPEYDVQVWCMLLNDKVSFRMQWPQYTDLKVNGLPVRAINRPGSQMLGANGRDSGSVITPYSKDGINRISLTVVDARVFCLGVRIIKRLTMPEVLSMIPEEPNGERFEDALARVCCCVGGGNANDNADSDSDLEVVSDTFSINLRCPMSGSRMKIAGRFKPCVHMGCFDLEVFVEMNERSRKWQCPICLKNYSLENIIIDPYFNRITTLMKDCGEEITEVEVKPDGFWRVKVKNESERRELGTLAHWHRPDGSLFVSTDEIKKMENLKLKQEGISDGPIGLKLGIRKNSNGVWEVSKPENTNTSSGNNRLNEDLENHEHVIIPMSSSDTGSGRDEDDPSVNQGGGEHIDYSTTNEVIILSDSEEDNDVLMSPTPITGYKNNQTSAAVDVYSVLEPGIIDPYTEDHNSGGNAGLGVFNNHPSEDDFGMSSLWPLQSGTPAVPGFQLFSSEVEDVSDTLVGLQNGNINCSSSLNGYMLAPDTALGSSTLTPNSSVVRPDDDLNGGLVDNPLAFPREDPSLQIFLPTKPAESSRQHELSDHADISNGVFTEDWISLSLGGGASGSNGDASTANGLNSRPQIASGEGATNSLTDTAPLLLGINDVRSDKASRKRSDSDSPFSFPRQKRSVRPRPYLSIDSDSE; translated from the exons ATGGATTTGGTAGCTAGTTGCAAG GAAAAATTGCAATATTTTCGTATAAAAGAGCTCAAAGATGTGCTCACTCAATTGGGACTCTCAAAACAGGGAAAGAAGCAG GATCTCGTTGATAGGATATTGTCTATTCTTTCAGAGGACCAAG TTTCTAAATTGTGGATCAAGAAGAATGCATGTGGAAAACAACGGGTTGCCAAATTAGTGGAGGACACATATAG AAAATTGCAGGTATCCGGGGCCATAGACTTGTCATCAAAAGGACAGGGCTCTGATAGTAGTAATGTGAAAATTAAAAGTGAAATTGATGATACCTTTCAATCAGATACAAAGATTCGCTGTCTCTGTGGAAATGTATTGGATACGGAGCCATTGGTCAAG TGTGAAGATACACGATGTCATGTGTCACAGCACATCAACTGTGTTGTTATTCCAGATAAACCTATGGATGGAACCCCACATGTTCCTGATAAATTCTACTGTGAAATATGTCGAGTTGATCGGGCAGACCC GTTTTGTGTTTCAGTGACACACCTTTTGTTTCCGGTGAAGTTGACCACAACCAATATTCCAACTGATGG TACCAGCCCAGTACAGAGTGTGGAAAGAACGTTTCAACTCACGAAAGCAAACAAGGAGTTGGTATCAAAACCAGAATATGATGTTCAG GTTTGGTGTATGCTTTTAAATGACAAGGTTTCATTCAGGATGCAATGGCCACAATATACGGATTTAAAGGTCAATG GTCTTCCTGTTCGTGCAATTAACAGACCTGGTTCACAGATGCTTGGGGCTAATGGACGTGACTCTGGCTCAGTT ATCACACCATATTCCAAGGATGGAATTAATAGGATTTCCTTAACAGTGGTCGATGCTCGCGTGTTCTGTTTAGGGGTTCGTATTATTAAAAGGCTCACCATGCCAGAG GTTCTAAGCATGATTCCTGAGGAGCCCAATGGTGAGCGTTTTGAAGATGCTCTTGCGCGTGTTTGTTGTTGTGTTGGGGGTGGAAATGCAAATGATAATGCTGATAGTGATAGTGATTTGGAAGTGGTTTCAGATACTTTTAGCATCAATCTTCGTTGCCCA ATGAGTGgttcaagaatgaagattgcaGGAAGATTCAAACCTTGTGTTCACATGGGCTGTTTTGATCTTGAAGTTTTTGTTGAAATGAATGAACGATCAAGGAAG TGGCAGTGTCCTATATGtcttaaaaattattctttGGAGAATATCATTATTGACCCTTACTTCAATCGCATCACTACTCTG ATGAAAGATTGTGGAGAAGAGATTACAGAGGTCGAGGTGAAGCCTGATGGTTTCTGGCGTGTCAAGGTTAAGAATGAAAGTGAACGTCGGGAGTTGGGAACTCTTGCTCATTGGCACCGTCCTGATGGATCCCTCTTTGTCTCTACTGATGAAATCAAGAAAATGGAAAATTTAAAGCTCAAACAGGAAGGTATTTCAGATGGTCCTATAGGTTTAAAACTTGGCATCAGGAAGAATAGTAATGGTGTTTGGGAAGTCAGCAAACCTGAgaatacaaacacctcttctgGTAATAATAGATTGAATGAGGATCTTGAAAATCATGAACATGTTATTATTCCAATGAGCAGCAGTGACACTGGAAGTGGTCGGGATGAAGATGATCCAAGCGTAaatcagggtggtggtgaacATATTGATTATTCTACTACTAATG AAGTTATTATTCTTAGTGATTCAGAAGAAGACAATGATGTATTGATGTCTCCGACTCCTATAACTGGGTACAAAAATAATCAAACTAGTGCCGCAGTTGATGTTTATTCAGTGCTAGAGCCTGGAATTATTGATCCATATACGGAAGATCACAATTCTGGTGGAAATGCAGGTTTGGGAGTTTTTAATAATCATCCCAGTGAAGATGATTTTGGCATGTCCTCCCTCTGGCCATTGCAATCAGGAACTCCAGCAGTTCCAGGATTCCAATTATTTAGTTctgaagtggaggatgtgtcaGATACATTGGTTGGATTGCAGAATGGTAATATCAATTGCTCATCATCACTGAATGGTTATATGTTGGCCCCAGATACTGCTTTAGGATCTAGCACTCTTACACCAAATTCCTCGGTAGTTCGACCGGATGATGATTTAAATGGTGGGTTGGTTGACAATCCACTGGCATTTCCCAGAGAAGATCCTTCCCTCCAGATTTTTCTCCCTACCAAACCAGCAGAATCATCTCGGCAGCATGAATTGAGTGATCATGCAGACATATCGAATGGTGTCTTCACGGAGGATTGGATCTCTCTTAGTCTTGGAGGTGGTGCCAGTGGCAGTAATGGTGACGCTTCCACTGCAAATGGATTGAATTCCAGACCTCAAATTGCATCCGGAGAAGGTGCCACAAATTCCTTGACAGATACCG CTCCTTTACTCCTTGGTatcaatgatgttagatctgACAAGGCAAGTCGGAAAAGATCAGATTCAGATAGCCCTTTCTCTTTTCCCCGCCAAAAACGTTCAGTAAGGCCCCGCCCATACCTTTCTATTGATTCAGATTCTGAGTAG